The following coding sequences are from one Formosa haliotis window:
- a CDS encoding beta-N-acetylhexosaminidase has translation MKKIILLIIIINFTSLLSHAQHALASKYDLMPWPKNIQETGQILPITEDLTISINGPSQDRVQFTATSFLRRLSGRTGVFLNSGFPTSAQKNANATIKINYKKEGELSITNDESYQLKVTSSGATITALTDIGAIRGLETLLQLTNYDTTQYYFNGVTIADEPRFVWRGLMIDVARHFHSVDVLKRNLEAMASVKMNVFHWHLIDDQGFRVESKTYPQLTDLASDGLFYTHEQIKDVVAYASRLGIRVIPEFDVPGHATAILTAFPELGSKPGTTYTLERNSGVFDPTLDPTNDETYVFLENLFTEVAPLFPDTYFHIGGDENEGRDWDANKHIQQFKKAHNLKTNHDLQTYFNIKLEKILNKLGKNLVGWDEIMTPTMPTTAVIHSWRGENEGLPKGGTLIEAAKKGYNTILSNGFYIDRMESIKKHYATEPIGDVKLTKEETARILGGEATMWSELATSETLDSRIWPRTAAIAERLWSQQSVNDMDNMLKRLEVVNFRLEELGLTHIKNKAVILRNITNNQNISSLETLTNICEPLKIYERNKDGIEYKTYSPFRLFADACTADASDALVFNRLVKQYTTSPTAATKTEIMAYLNLWSKNYDAFSKLKKSPILNSLEPLSKNLSEAAKLILKGLESTTLSNSDKNLLKTNLSVLKQDHVDVEVVITEAFETLSKHLK, from the coding sequence ATGAAAAAAATCATACTACTAATTATAATCATAAACTTTACAAGTCTATTAAGCCATGCGCAACATGCTTTAGCTAGTAAGTATGATTTAATGCCTTGGCCAAAAAACATACAAGAAACAGGGCAAATACTCCCGATTACCGAAGATTTAACGATCTCTATAAACGGACCATCGCAAGACCGTGTTCAGTTTACGGCAACTTCTTTTTTAAGACGACTTTCTGGAAGAACCGGCGTATTTTTAAACTCAGGTTTTCCTACTTCTGCACAAAAAAACGCTAATGCTACCATTAAAATAAATTACAAAAAGGAAGGCGAATTAAGCATTACAAACGACGAATCTTATCAGTTAAAAGTTACAAGCTCTGGAGCTACAATTACAGCTTTAACAGATATTGGGGCTATAAGAGGATTGGAAACTTTGTTACAATTAACAAATTACGATACCACGCAGTACTATTTTAATGGTGTTACCATTGCCGATGAACCTCGTTTTGTTTGGCGTGGTTTAATGATCGATGTCGCTAGACATTTTCACTCGGTAGACGTGCTAAAACGAAACTTAGAAGCCATGGCTTCTGTTAAAATGAATGTTTTTCATTGGCATTTAATAGACGACCAAGGTTTTCGAGTAGAGTCTAAAACCTATCCGCAGCTCACAGATTTAGCGTCTGATGGATTATTCTATACGCACGAACAAATAAAAGATGTGGTGGCTTACGCATCGCGATTAGGGATTCGTGTTATTCCAGAATTCGATGTTCCTGGACATGCCACTGCTATTTTAACTGCTTTTCCAGAACTTGGGAGCAAACCAGGAACTACTTATACACTTGAAAGAAATTCGGGTGTTTTCGATCCAACTTTAGACCCTACGAACGATGAAACCTACGTGTTCCTAGAAAATTTATTTACCGAGGTTGCTCCGCTTTTCCCAGACACCTATTTCCATATTGGAGGCGACGAAAATGAAGGTAGAGATTGGGATGCTAACAAGCATATTCAGCAATTTAAAAAAGCACATAACTTAAAAACGAATCACGATTTACAAACGTATTTCAACATAAAGCTTGAAAAAATTCTAAATAAACTTGGTAAAAACCTTGTTGGTTGGGATGAGATTATGACGCCTACTATGCCCACTACAGCAGTGATTCATTCATGGCGAGGCGAAAACGAAGGACTTCCAAAAGGAGGTACTTTAATTGAAGCCGCCAAAAAAGGATATAACACCATTTTATCTAATGGCTTTTATATAGACCGCATGGAATCTATAAAAAAACACTATGCCACAGAACCTATCGGTGATGTAAAACTTACTAAAGAAGAAACGGCACGAATTTTAGGAGGAGAAGCCACTATGTGGAGCGAATTGGCAACTTCGGAAACCTTAGATTCTCGAATTTGGCCAAGAACTGCAGCCATAGCAGAACGATTATGGTCTCAACAATCGGTTAACGATATGGATAATATGTTGAAACGTCTGGAGGTTGTAAACTTTAGGTTAGAAGAACTGGGATTAACGCATATTAAAAATAAGGCTGTTATTTTAAGAAATATTACAAATAACCAAAATATATCGTCTCTAGAAACGTTGACGAATATTTGTGAGCCTCTAAAAATTTACGAGCGAAACAAAGATGGCATTGAGTATAAAACGTACTCCCCTTTTAGATTGTTTGCCGATGCTTGTACCGCAGATGCATCAGATGCCCTAGTGTTTAATCGTTTAGTAAAACAATACACAACATCGCCTACTGCTGCAACTAAAACCGAGATTATGGCTTATTTAAATCTTTGGTCGAAAAACTATGACGCCTTTTCCAAACTAAAAAAATCACCCATTTTAAATAGTTTAGAGCCGCTTTCTAAAAATCTTTCGGAAGCTGCTAAGCTCATTTTAAAAGGACTAGAATCAACCACCCTTTCTAATAGCGACAAAAATCTATTAAAAACGAATTTATCTGTATTAAAACAAGATCATGTAGATGTTGAAGTAGTGATTACAGAGGCTTTTGAAACGCTTTCAAAACACCTAAAATAA
- a CDS encoding aminotransferase-like domain-containing protein has product MNSPVNTLFKKLIVFDKSDSKPVYIQVSQQIINLIQRGYILHGTTLPGTRVLSQSLKIHRNTAVAIYDELASQGWVEIVPNKGTFVLLPQQATAKIKATTHPLNQANNYSKTTGFSFQESLHLASTGQVTKAKYAINEGKPDLRLHPTHQFSRWYSAAMKRKPLLKKWNRTDEVSYSMFETQLCNYLNATRGFHIKPNNILSTRSTEMSLYIVSQLLLKQKDVVLVGRFSNYSANMIFQQVGANIKTVPVDYEGLDVDYIKTHFVKRSIRCVYVCAQRDYPTTKTLSANRRLKLLQLAKAYGFAIIEDDFDYDFQYEGSAMLPMASSDANGHVIYLGKLGQSLFPSFQTGFVIAPENLISEAKNYLQLLDQQGDLIQEQMLSELIYEGEIHRLIKKNILIYKQRRDCLCNYLTLFFGDLLEWEMPSGGLAIWLQFTSEISLVKLAEAAEKHEVFIPKTILYQDKDTCAIRFGFGHLNEEEIKAVVINLRTIYNQLALQHSDEN; this is encoded by the coding sequence ATGAATAGTCCGGTTAATACCCTTTTCAAAAAATTGATTGTTTTCGATAAATCGGATTCAAAGCCCGTGTATATTCAAGTGTCGCAGCAAATTATAAATTTAATACAACGGGGCTATATTTTGCATGGCACCACCTTACCGGGAACGCGTGTTTTAAGTCAATCTTTAAAAATACACCGTAACACGGCTGTGGCTATTTACGACGAATTAGCCTCTCAAGGCTGGGTAGAAATAGTGCCAAATAAAGGAACATTTGTTTTGCTTCCGCAGCAAGCTACTGCTAAAATTAAGGCCACAACACACCCTTTAAATCAGGCGAATAATTATTCTAAAACTACGGGATTTTCATTTCAGGAATCGTTGCATTTGGCTTCCACTGGGCAGGTTACCAAGGCAAAATATGCGATTAACGAAGGGAAACCCGATTTGCGTTTACATCCTACACATCAATTTTCTAGATGGTATAGTGCGGCAATGAAGCGTAAGCCTCTACTAAAAAAATGGAATCGTACCGACGAGGTTTCGTATTCTATGTTCGAAACCCAGCTGTGTAATTATTTAAATGCCACCCGCGGATTTCATATAAAACCAAATAATATTCTGAGTACGCGAAGTACAGAAATGAGTTTGTATATCGTGTCGCAATTGCTTTTAAAACAAAAGGATGTGGTTTTGGTTGGTCGGTTTAGTAATTATTCGGCAAATATGATTTTTCAGCAAGTAGGGGCGAACATTAAAACGGTTCCCGTAGACTACGAAGGTTTAGATGTCGATTATATAAAAACACATTTTGTAAAACGCAGCATTAGGTGTGTATATGTTTGCGCCCAAAGAGATTATCCTACCACTAAAACCTTAAGTGCTAACCGTCGATTAAAACTACTACAATTAGCCAAGGCCTATGGGTTTGCGATTATTGAAGATGATTTTGATTACGATTTTCAATACGAGGGCTCGGCGATGTTACCCATGGCGAGTTCCGATGCGAATGGGCATGTTATTTATCTGGGAAAATTAGGTCAATCGTTGTTTCCTAGTTTTCAAACAGGGTTTGTAATTGCTCCCGAAAATTTAATTTCCGAGGCCAAAAATTACTTGCAATTGTTAGATCAGCAAGGCGATTTAATTCAGGAACAAATGCTTTCAGAATTAATTTACGAGGGTGAAATACATCGGCTTATAAAAAAGAATATTTTAATTTATAAACAACGCCGAGATTGTTTGTGTAATTATCTAACATTGTTTTTTGGAGATCTATTAGAATGGGAAATGCCTTCTGGAGGATTGGCAATATGGCTACAATTTACATCGGAAATTTCGTTGGTGAAGTTAGCCGAAGCAGCCGAAAAGCATGAAGTGTTTATACCGAAAACCATTTTATATCAGGATAAAGATACTTGTGCTATACGTTTTGGTTTTGGTCATTTAAACGAAGAAGAAATTAAGGCTGTAGTTATTAATTTAAGAACCATTTATAATCAGTTGGCATTACAGCATAGTGATGAAAACTAA